One window of the Sander lucioperca isolate FBNREF2018 chromosome 5, SLUC_FBN_1.2, whole genome shotgun sequence genome contains the following:
- the LOC116055569 gene encoding olfactory receptor 2A12-like, producing MINSSYVSYFTFGAYFDIGLFKYLFFLIIMCFYALIVCANLLLIVVICMNRSLHEPMYLFLCSLFVNELFGSTGLFPFLLVQILSDIHIVSAHFCFIQIYCLNAYATIQFHNLSILSYDRYLAICYPLQYNTRMTYNKVTVLVALTWLYPFVGVAVLISLSAPLQLCGNIINKVYCNNYSVVKLACSDTTVNNIYGLICTCLVIFGPLILILYTYVKILKVCFSGSKQTRQKAVSTCTPHLASLLNFSFGGFFEIVQSRFDMSSVPMMLRIILSLYFLTCQPIFNPLIYGLQMSKIRSLCKNLIFGKT from the coding sequence ATGATAAACTCTTCATATGTTTCATATTTCACTTTTGGTGCATACTTTGATATTGGACTCtttaaatacttattttttCTGATCATTATGTGTTTTTATGCTTTAATTGTTTGTGCCAATCTTTTGTTGATTGTGGTTATCTGCATGAACAGAAGCTTACATGAACCTATGTACCTTTTTCTGTGCAGCCtgtttgtaaatgaactgtttggtAGTACAGGGTTGTTTCCATTCCTTCTGGTTCAGATCCTCTCTGACATTCACATTGTTTCTgctcatttttgttttatacagatttattgtttgAATGCATATGCAACTATACAATTTCATAATTTATCCATTCTGTCTTATGACAGATATCTTGCTATCTGTTATCCTCTGCAATATAACACACGTATGACATATAACAAGGTTACCGTGCTTGTTGCTCTAACATGGTTATACCCATTTGTTGGAGTTGCTGTCTTGATATCTTTAAGTGCTCCTTTACAGCTGTGTGGGAACATCATTAACAAAGTTTACTGTAACAACTATTCTGTTGTCAAACTGGCCTGTTCTGACACCACAGTGAACAACATTTATGGACTCATTTGCACTTGTCTTGTAATCTTTGGTCCTCTCATTTTAATCCTTTACACCTACGTTAAGATCCTTAAAGTTTGTTTTTCTGGTTCTAAACAGACCAGACAGAAAGCTGTCAGTACCTGCACACCTCACCTTGCTTCTCTGCTCAACTTTTCTTTTGGGGGTTTCTTTGAAATAGTGCAGAGCAGGTTTGATATGAGCAGTGTACCCATGATGTTGCGGATTATTTTGTCATTGTACTTTCTGACCTGCCAACCGATCTTCAACCCTTTAATATATGGACTGCAAATGTCTAAAATACGTAGCTTATGTAAAAATCTTATCTTTGGTAAAACATAA
- the LOC116055548 gene encoding olfactory receptor 11A1-like, with protein sequence MMNSSYVSYFTLAAYFDTELFKYLYFLLILSLYALIICANLLLIVVICMNRSLHEPMYLFLCSLFVNELFGSTWLFPFLLVQILSDIHTVSAPFCFIQIYCLNVYATMQFHNLAILSYDRYLAICYPLQYNTRMASNKVIVLVALTWLFPFIGVGVLVSLSAPLQLCGNIINKVYCNNYAVVKLACSDTRVNNIYGLINTCLEIFGPLSLILYTYIKILKVCYSGSKQTRQKAVSTCTPHLASLINFSCGSFFEILQSRFDMSSVPNMLRIFLSLYFLTCQPIFNPLIYGLQMSKIRSLCKSLIFGKT encoded by the coding sequence ATGATGAACTCTTCATATGTTTCATATTTCACACTTGCTGCTTATTTTGACACTGAattgtttaaatatttatatttcttgCTCATTTTGTCTTTGTATGCTTTAATAATTTGTGCCAATCTTTTGCTGATTGTGGTTATCTGCATGAACAGAAGCTTACATGAACCTATGTACCTTTTTCTGTGCAGCCtgtttgtaaatgaactgtttggtAGTACATGGTTGTTTCCATTCCTTCTGGTTCAGATCCTCTCTGACATTCACACTGTTTCTGCTCCCTTTTGTTttatacagatttattgtttgAATGTATATGCAACTATGCAGTTTCATAATTTAGCCATTCTGTCTTATGACAGATATCTTGCTATCTGTTATCCTCTGCAATATAACACACGTATGGCATCTAACAAGGTTATCGTGCTTGTTGCTCTAACATGGTTATTCCCATTTATTGGAGTTGGTGTTTTGGTATCTTTAAGTGCTCCTTTACAGCTGTGTGGGAACATCATTAACAAAGTGTACTGTAACAACTATGCTGTTGTCAAACTGGCCTGCTCTGACACCAGAGTCAATAACATTTATGGACTCATTAACACTTGTCTTGAAATATTTGGTCCTCTCAGTTTAATCCTGTACACTTACATCAAGATCCTTAAAGTTTGTTATTCTGGTTCTAAACAGACCAGACAGAAAGCTGTCAGTACCTGTACACCTCACCTCGCTTCTCTGATCAACTTTTCTTGTGGTTCTTTCTTTGAAATATTACAGAGCAGGTTTGATATGAGCAGTGTACCCAACATGTTGcggatttttttgtcattatacTTTCTGACCTGCCAACCGATCTTCAACCCGTTAATATATGGATTGCAAATGTCTAAAATACGTAGCTTATGTAAAAGTCTTATCTTTGGTAAAACGTAA